One Streptomyces sp. NBC_00554 DNA segment encodes these proteins:
- a CDS encoding PRC-barrel domain-containing protein, with the protein MQTDIDPRNLIGRKAFDRNGAKIGTIDEVYLDDATGVPEWAAIRTGLFSRDAFVPLEPSELIEGTLRIPFERALIKDAPDFGVGRHLSPEQELQLYHHYGLDVASPPPPPDRDFGRLAGTDEA; encoded by the coding sequence GTGCAGACCGACATCGATCCGCGCAACCTGATCGGCCGCAAGGCATTCGACCGCAACGGCGCCAAGATCGGCACGATCGACGAGGTCTACCTCGACGACGCGACCGGGGTCCCGGAGTGGGCGGCCATACGAACGGGCCTGTTCAGCAGGGATGCCTTCGTACCCCTGGAGCCCAGCGAACTCATCGAAGGCACTCTGCGCATCCCCTTCGAACGGGCACTGATCAAGGACGCCCCCGACTTCGGCGTCGGCCGCCACCTCTCCCCCGAACAGGAACTCCAGCTCTACCACCACTACGGACTCGACGTGGCCTCCCCTCCGCCTCCACCGGACCGCGACTTCGGCCGCCTTGCGGGCACGGACGAGGCCTGA